One Pyrus communis chromosome 4, drPyrComm1.1, whole genome shotgun sequence genomic region harbors:
- the LOC137730573 gene encoding serine/threonine-protein kinase 54-like, translating to MEGKRAGFGSGKKAAGNIDIQSLDQQLARHLDRLCSMEKKKKEKTKELLDGQESQVIRDNNTRVVAAIKPAKEEEEWQIVPDKLVVKQVFAHGTFGSVHRGLYDGQQVAVKFLEWGEEGQNTNAQIASLQNDFRREVSVWHKLDHPNITKFIGAATNTSKLKSHSKVEISPNSACVIAEYLSGGTLKSHLIKHRERKLPLKTVKQMALDLARGLSYLHSKNIVHRDVKSENLLIDKDGRVKIADFGVARFQASNSSEMTGYTGTPGYMAPEVIENKPYDKRCDVYSFGICLWEMYRCDMPYPNVGFSELASAVVNENLRPVIPNGCPSSLAKVMSRCWDSKPNRRPEMAEVISMLEAIDLSENKGLGCFSIFSCKQ from the exons ATGGAGGGCAAACGAGCAGGCTTTGGAAGTGGAAAGAAGGCTGCGGGCAATATCGACATACAAAGTTTGGACCAACAGTTGGCGAGGCATCTCGACCGACTATGCTcgatggagaagaagaagaaggagaagacgAAAGAGTTGCTTGACGGCCAAGAAAGCCAAGTCATCAGAGACAACAACACCAGAGTTGTTGCGGCCATCAAGCCGGcaaaagaggaggaggagtggCAAATCGTGCCGGATAAACTCGTCGTGAAGCAAGTTTTCGCCCATGGAACGTTTGGTTCCGTCCATAGAGGCCTCTACGACGGCCAACAAGTCGCAG TCAAATTTTTGGAGTGGGGAGAAGAAGGCCAAAACACAAACGCTCAAATAGCTTCTTTGCAAAACGATTTTAGACGGGAGGTTTCTGTTTGGCATAAACTTGATCACCCCAACATTACCAAG ttCATTGGAGCCGCAACAAATACATCAAAACTAAAATCCCACAGTAAGGTAGAGATAAGCCCTAACTCCGCCTGCGTTATCGCGGAGTATCTTTCCGGCGGTACTCTAAAATCTCACCTCATAAAGCACCGGGAAAGGAAGCTGCCTCTAAAGACTGTCAAACAAATGGCACTTGATCTTGCTAGAGG GTTGAGTTACTTGCACAGCAAGAATATTGTTCATCGAGATGTGAAATCGGAAAACCTGCTTATTGACAAGGACGGTAGGGTAAAGATAGCGGATTTCGGCGTTGCTCGTTTCCAGGCTTCGAATTCAAGCGAGATGACAGGCTACACCGGCACACCTGGATACATGGCGCCTGAG GTCATAGAAAATAAACCATATGACAAAAGATGTGACGTTTACAGCTTCGGAATTTGCTTATGGGAGATGTATCGCTGCGATATGCCATATCCTAACGTCGGATTCTCAGAATTGGCTTCAGCAGTTGTGAATGAA AATTTAAGACCAGTGATACCGAATGGTTGCCCTAGCTCCTTAGCTAAAGTGATGAGCAGGTGCTGGGATTCAAAACCGAACAGAAGGCCAGAAATGGCAGAGGTTATCTCGATGCTGGAGGCAATTGACCTTTCAGAAAATAAAGGTTTGGGTTGCTTCTCCATCTTCAGCTGCAAACAGTAA
- the LOC137731774 gene encoding uncharacterized protein produces MGSMWLRRILLSPTSLPPQKPPMAALLTPATLQNPISSPFLKPSPASLTPLASSHRRLLSTAASCSPPRPLVSVDETSFESAGGERNGITNRSSKVLLKGMRYDELEKWVRSHGYRPGQALMLWKRIYGNGIWAHHSDQLEGLNKDFKKMLSKSAEFKALALKQVITAADGTRKILFTLEDGLVIETVVIPSVASDSRSRNTVCVSSQVGCAMNCQFCYTGRMGLRRNLTAAEIVEQAVFARSLFTSEVGDITNVVFMGMGEPLQNIDNVLKAADIMLHDQGLYFSPRKVTVSTSGLVPQMRRFLKESNCALAVSLNATTDEVRNWIMPINRKYKLGLLLQTLREELRFKNNYKVLFEYVMLAGINDNVEDAKRLADLVQGIPCKINLLSFNPHSGSQFRPTSEEKMVEFRNLLAELGCRVFLRSSRGDDQMAACGQLGNPDVVQFCLKFIDTAQFQRLRDLKQLGLTDMVYPGAVHSRFEHSLGVYWLAGEAINKLKLYHGDLEIDSFDRTTVKLAGLLHDIGHGPFSHMFEREFLPRVINGCTWSHEEMSVKMIDYIVEENNIDIDPAELKRVQELIRASSNHGEQNSVTNKRFLYDIVANGRTGIDVDKFDYMVRDSRACGIGCSFQFERLMETMRVIDDEICYRASDYLTVHKLFATRADLHRTVYTHAKVKAVELMAIDAMCHANSAFKIAESIQSAAEFWKLDDTILKRIETSDDPELKEAKDLIHRIRRRDLYQFCNEYSVPKENLEHFKDITPKDIVCSEKSGSVTLKEEDVAVCTVKIDLTHGRKNPLERINFFKDYESALHGEKFSIQDDRISHLLPTFYQDKIVRVYAKKPELVAAVSEAFENYQKMIYGRTEQVHPTPKKKQRKA; encoded by the exons ATGGGCTCTATGTGGTTGAGACGAATCCTGCTCAGCCCAACCTCTCTGCCGCCGCAGAAGCCTCCCATGGCCGCCTTGTTAACCCCTGCCACACTCCAAAACCCCATCTCCTCTCCCTTTCTGAAACCCTCGCCGGCATCTCTCACTCCTCTTGCCTCCTCCCACCGCCGCCTTCTCTCAACAGCCGCGTCCTGTTCTCCTCCACGTCCTCTCGTCTCTGTCGACGAAACTTCCTTCGAATCCG CAGGAGGTGAAAGGAATGGGATTACGAACCGGAGCTCGAAAGTGCTTCTCAAGGGCATGCGATACGATGAACTTGAA AAATGGGTTCGGTCACATGGGTACAGGCCTGGCCAGGCTCTAATGCTATGGAAACGTATATACGGGAATGGTATTTGGGCGCATCACAGTGATCAACTAGAAG GCTTGAACAAAGATTTTAAGAAGATGTTGAGTAAGAGTGCTGAGTTCAAGGCATTGGCTTTGAAACAAGTTATTACCGCGGCTGATGGAACTCGAAAG ATTCTGTTCACTTTGGAAGATGGATTGGTGATAGAAACTGTTGTCATACCTAGCGTCGCTAGTGATAGTCGTAGCAGGAATACTGTTTGCGTTTCGAGTCAAGTGGGCTGTGCCATGAATTGTCAATTCTGCTACACTGGCAG gaTGGGTCTAAGGAGGAACCTGACTGCAGCTGAGATTGTAGAGCAGGCTGTATTTGCACGGTCCTTGTTCACAAGTGAAGTTGGCGACATTACGAATGTTGTATTTATG GGAATGGGAGAACCACTTCAGAACATTGACAATGTTCTTAAAGCTGCTGACATAATGCTACATGATCAAGGCCTATATTTCAGTCCTCGAAAGGTCACAGTTTCAACAAGTGGGCTGGTTCCCCAGATGAGGCGTTTCCTTAAGGAATCTAATTGTGCTTTAGCCGTTAGTTTGAATGCAACGACAGATGAG GTCAGAAACTGGATCATGCCAATTAACCGGAAGTATAAATTAGGCTTGCTTCTTCAGACCCTTAGGGAGGAACTTCGCTTCAAGAATAACTACAAAGTTCTTTTTGAATATGTGATGCTTGCAGGAATAAATGACAA TGTGGAGGATGCGAAGAGGCTTGCTGATCTCGTTCAGGGAATTCCATGCAAGATCAACCTCCTCTCATTTAACCCTCATAGCGGATCCCAATTCAGACCAACCAGCGAGGAGAAGATGGTTGAGTTTCGGAATCTCTTGGCTGAGTTAGGGTGCCGTGTCTTCTTGCGGTCGAGTAGAGGTGATGATCAGATGGCTGCCTGTGGTCAGCTTGGCAATCCCGATGTGGTCCAA TTTTGCTTGAAGTTCATCGACACTGCACAGTTTCAGAG GCTCCGTGATCTTAAACAACTTG GTCTGACAGACATGGTTTACCCTGGGGCTGTACATTCTCGGTTTGAGCATTCACTCGGGGTGTATTGGCTGGCTGGTGAAGCTATCAATAAACTTAAACTCTACCAT GGGGACCTCGAAATTGATTCTTTTGACAGGACAACAGTAAAACTTGCTG GACTACTGCATGATATCGGCCATGGGCCGTTCAGCCACATGTTCGAGCGCGAGTTTCTTCCTCGGGTTATTAACGGTTGCACATG GTCTCATGAGGAGATGTCTGTGAAAATGATCGACTACATTGTCGAAGAGAACAATATTGATATTGATCCTGCAGAGCTTAAAAGGGTGCAG GAACTGATCCGTGCTAGCTCCAACCATGGGGAACAGAAT AGTGTGACAAACAAGCGTTTCTTGTATGATATTGTTGCAAATGGGCGAACTGGAATAGATGTTGACAA GTTTGATTACATGGTGCGTGACTCCCGAGCATGTGGTATAGGCTGTAGTTTTCAGTTCGAAAG GCTGATGGAAACTATGAGAGTTATAGATGATGAGATATGTTATCGCGCTAGTGATT ATCTGACAGTCCACAAGCTCTTTGCTACTCGTGCCGATCTGCATCGAACCGTGTACACACATGCTAAAGTGAAG GCTGTTGAACTCATGGCCATCGATGCTATGTGCCATGCAAATAGTGCTTTTAAAattgcagaatcaattcaaaGCGCAGCTGAGTTTTGGAAG TTGGATGACACAATTTTGAAGAGGATTGAAACTTCTGATGACCCTGAACTCAAGGAAGCTAAGGATTTGATCCATCGCATTCGAAGAAGGGATCTTTACCAG TTCTGCAACGAGTATTCTGTTCCAAAGGAAAACCTAGAACATTTCAAAGACATCACGCCTAAAGACATAGTTTGTTCCGAG AAATCTGGTAGTGTTACACTCAAGGAAGAGGATGTTGCAGTCTGCACTGTTAAAATTGATTTGACTCATGGAAGGAAGAACCCTCTTGAAAG AATCAATTTTTTCAAG GATTATGAGAGTGCTCTACATGGTGAAAAGTTTTCGATCCAAGATGATCGCATAAGTCACTTGCTTCCAACATTCTATCAAGACAAGATAGTCAGGGTGTATGCGAAGAAGCCCGAACTG GTTGCAGCAGTTTCCGAGGCCTTTGAGAATTATCAGAAGATGATATACGGACGGACAGAACAGGTACATCCAACTCCTAAGAAGAAACAACGCAAAGCCTGA
- the LOC137731208 gene encoding uncharacterized protein isoform X1 — translation MDLLRAYSDQNDDELNEPEEQNQNPKSAPSSPDSSPPHLLPAKSAAPNVDDTMLALTVAGANGSSTRPIDPTQHIVGFNPTYEQLWAPIYGPSHPYAKDGIAQGMRNHKLGFVEDASIEPFVFDEQYNTFHKYGYAADPSASAGYNYVGDFEALQKNDAVSVYNIPQHEQKKRKIEKRKELEENEGGDEDMDPEEVQNPASDVWLMKNKKSPWAGKKEGLPTELTEEQKKYAEEYAKKKGEEKGAGDKGEAVAEKTTFHGKEERDYQGRSWIAPPRDAKASNDHCYIPKRLVHTWSGHTKGVSAIRFFPKYGHLILSAGMDTKVKIWDVFNTGKCMRTYMGHSKAVRDICFSNDGSRFLTASYDKNIKYWDTETGQVISTFSTGKVPYVVKLNPDEDKQNVLLAGMSDKKIVQWDMNEGKINQEYDQHLGAVNTITFVDNNRRFVTSSDDKSLRVWEFGIPVVIKYISEPHMHSMPSISLHPNSNWLAAQSMDNQILIYSTREKFQLNKKKRFAGHVVAGYACQVNFSPDGRFVMSGDGEGRCWFWDWKTCKVFRTLKCHEGVCIGAAWHPLEQSKVATCGWDGLIKYWD, via the exons ATGGATCTTCTCCGAGCATACTCTGATCAAAACGACGACGAATTGAACGAGCCCGAGGAGCagaaccaaaaccctaaatccgCACCGTCGTCCCCAGACTCGTCGCCGCCTCACCTCCTCCCCGCCAAGTCCGCCGCGCCCAATGTCGACGACACTATGCTGGCCCTGACGGTAGCCGGGGCCAACGGGTCTTCCACCCGCCCCATCGACCCGACCCAACACATCGTCGGCTTCAACCCCACCTACGAGCAGCTATGGGCACCAATCTACGGCCCGTCTCATCCTTACGCCAAGGATGGCATAGCCCAGGGGATGCGCAACCACAAACTCGGCTTCGTCGAGGACGCCTCCATTGAGCCCTTCGTGTTCGACGAGCAGTACAACACGTTTCACAAGTATGGGTATGCTGCTGACCCTTCGGCATCTGCTGGGTACAATTATGTAGGTGATTTCGAGGCCTTGCAGAAGAATGACGCCGTTTCTGTGTATAACATTCCCCAGCACGAGCAGAAGAAgcggaaaattgaaaagagaaaGGAATTGGAGGAGAATGAGGGTGGGGATGAGGATATGGACCCGGAGGAGGTCCAGAACCCGGCTAGTGACGTGTGGTTGATGAAGAATAAGAAGAGTCCGTGGGCGGGAAAGAAGGAGGGTCTGCCGACGGAGCTGACTGAGGAGCAGAAGAAGTATGCCGAGGAGTATGCGAAGAAGAAAGGTGAGGAGAAAGGCGCTGGTGATAAGGGCGAGGCTGTGGCTGAGAAGACTACGTTTCATGGAAAAGAAGAGAGGGATTATCAGGGTAGGTCATGGATTGCGCCGCCGAGAGATGCTAAGGCATCTAATGATCACTGTTATATTCCAAAGAGGTTGGTGCACACTTGGAGCGGGCACACGAAGGGTGTGTCTGCTATTAGGTTCTTCCCTAAGTACGGGCATTTGATTCTGTCTGCCGGGATGGATACCAAGGTGAAGATTTGGGATGTTTTCAATACCGGTAAGTGTATGAGAACTTACATGGGTCACTCGAAGGCAGTTCGGGATATTTGTTTTTCTAATGATGGGAGTAGGTTCTTAACTGCTAGTTATGATAAGAATATCAAGTACTGGGATACAGAAACCGGGCAGGTGATATCTACATTCTCGACTGGGAAGGTTCCTTATGTGGTTAAGTTGAACCCGGATGAGGATAAGCAAAATGTGTTGTTGGCTGGTATGAGTGATAAGAAGATTGTTCAGTGGGATATGAATGAGGGAAAGATCAATCAAGAGTATGATCAGCATTTGGGTGCTGTGAATACGATTACATTTGTGGATAATAACCGTAGGTTTGTTACTTCCAGCGATGACAAGTCGCTTCGCGTATGGGAGTTTGGGATCCCTGTGGTTATTAAGTATATTAGTGAgcctcacatgcattccatgcCATCAATTTCGCTGCACCCCAATTCCAATTGGCTTGCGGCACAGAGTATGGACAATCAGATTCTGATTTATAGCACTAGGGAGAAGTTTCAGCTCAATAAGAAGAAGAGGTTTGCCGGGCATGTTGTTGCCGGGTATGCTTGCCAAGTCAATTTCTCGCCAGATGGACGGTTTGTTATGTCAGGTGATGGTGAAGGTCGATGCTGGTTTTGGGATTGGAAGACATGCAAAGTCTTCAGAACTCTCAAATGTCATGAAGGGGTATGCATTGGGGCAGCATGGCATCCCTTGGAGCAAAGTAAAGTTGCAACATGTGGCTGGGATGGCTTAATCAAGTATTG GGACTAG
- the LOC137731208 gene encoding uncharacterized protein isoform X2 → MDLLRAYSDQNDDELNEPEEQNQNPKSAPSSPDSSPPHLLPAKSAAPNVDDTMLALTVAGANGSSTRPIDPTQHIVGFNPTYEQLWAPIYGPSHPYAKDGIAQGMRNHKLGFVEDASIEPFVFDEQYNTFHKYGYAADPSASAGYNYVGDFEALQKNDAVSVYNIPQHEQKKRKIEKRKELEENEGGDEDMDPEEVQNPASDVWLMKNKKSPWAGKKEGLPTELTEEQKKYAEEYAKKKGEEKGAGDKGEAVAEKTTFHGKEERDYQGRSWIAPPRDAKASNDHCYIPKRLVHTWSGHTKGVSAIRFFPKYGHLILSAGMDTKVKIWDVFNTGKCMRTYMGHSKAVRDICFSNDGSRFLTASYDKNIKYWDTETGQVISTFSTGKVPYVVKLNPDEDKQNVLLAGMSDKKIVQWDMNEGKINQEYDQHLGAVNTITFVDNNRRFVTSSDDKSLRVWEFGIPVVIKYISEPHMHSMPSISLHPNSNWLAAQSMDNQILIYSTREKFQLNKKKRFAGHVVAGYACQVNFSPDGRFVMSGDGEGRCWFWDWKTCKVFRTLKCHEGVCIGAAWHPLEQSKVATCGWDGLIKYW, encoded by the coding sequence ATGGATCTTCTCCGAGCATACTCTGATCAAAACGACGACGAATTGAACGAGCCCGAGGAGCagaaccaaaaccctaaatccgCACCGTCGTCCCCAGACTCGTCGCCGCCTCACCTCCTCCCCGCCAAGTCCGCCGCGCCCAATGTCGACGACACTATGCTGGCCCTGACGGTAGCCGGGGCCAACGGGTCTTCCACCCGCCCCATCGACCCGACCCAACACATCGTCGGCTTCAACCCCACCTACGAGCAGCTATGGGCACCAATCTACGGCCCGTCTCATCCTTACGCCAAGGATGGCATAGCCCAGGGGATGCGCAACCACAAACTCGGCTTCGTCGAGGACGCCTCCATTGAGCCCTTCGTGTTCGACGAGCAGTACAACACGTTTCACAAGTATGGGTATGCTGCTGACCCTTCGGCATCTGCTGGGTACAATTATGTAGGTGATTTCGAGGCCTTGCAGAAGAATGACGCCGTTTCTGTGTATAACATTCCCCAGCACGAGCAGAAGAAgcggaaaattgaaaagagaaaGGAATTGGAGGAGAATGAGGGTGGGGATGAGGATATGGACCCGGAGGAGGTCCAGAACCCGGCTAGTGACGTGTGGTTGATGAAGAATAAGAAGAGTCCGTGGGCGGGAAAGAAGGAGGGTCTGCCGACGGAGCTGACTGAGGAGCAGAAGAAGTATGCCGAGGAGTATGCGAAGAAGAAAGGTGAGGAGAAAGGCGCTGGTGATAAGGGCGAGGCTGTGGCTGAGAAGACTACGTTTCATGGAAAAGAAGAGAGGGATTATCAGGGTAGGTCATGGATTGCGCCGCCGAGAGATGCTAAGGCATCTAATGATCACTGTTATATTCCAAAGAGGTTGGTGCACACTTGGAGCGGGCACACGAAGGGTGTGTCTGCTATTAGGTTCTTCCCTAAGTACGGGCATTTGATTCTGTCTGCCGGGATGGATACCAAGGTGAAGATTTGGGATGTTTTCAATACCGGTAAGTGTATGAGAACTTACATGGGTCACTCGAAGGCAGTTCGGGATATTTGTTTTTCTAATGATGGGAGTAGGTTCTTAACTGCTAGTTATGATAAGAATATCAAGTACTGGGATACAGAAACCGGGCAGGTGATATCTACATTCTCGACTGGGAAGGTTCCTTATGTGGTTAAGTTGAACCCGGATGAGGATAAGCAAAATGTGTTGTTGGCTGGTATGAGTGATAAGAAGATTGTTCAGTGGGATATGAATGAGGGAAAGATCAATCAAGAGTATGATCAGCATTTGGGTGCTGTGAATACGATTACATTTGTGGATAATAACCGTAGGTTTGTTACTTCCAGCGATGACAAGTCGCTTCGCGTATGGGAGTTTGGGATCCCTGTGGTTATTAAGTATATTAGTGAgcctcacatgcattccatgcCATCAATTTCGCTGCACCCCAATTCCAATTGGCTTGCGGCACAGAGTATGGACAATCAGATTCTGATTTATAGCACTAGGGAGAAGTTTCAGCTCAATAAGAAGAAGAGGTTTGCCGGGCATGTTGTTGCCGGGTATGCTTGCCAAGTCAATTTCTCGCCAGATGGACGGTTTGTTATGTCAGGTGATGGTGAAGGTCGATGCTGGTTTTGGGATTGGAAGACATGCAAAGTCTTCAGAACTCTCAAATGTCATGAAGGGGTATGCATTGGGGCAGCATGGCATCCCTTGGAGCAAAGTAAAGTTGCAACATGTGGCTGGGATGGCTTAATCAAGTATTGGTAA